Sequence from the Gloeocapsopsis dulcis genome:
TGGAGCGGATTTCCTTGCTGGAATTGCTCGTGTAGCGCAGGTGTCTGAGCAATGGCTGCAAAGCTACGTTAATCAGAAATATGCTCAGGTGCCTCGGCAAGTGCAGGTGACACCCAAAAAAGGGGTGCTAACGATTCAGTGTGATGAGTTGTGGTCATTTGTAGACCACAAAGGCAACAAACAATGGGTTTGGTTAGCTCTGGATGCAGACACGCGTGAAATTGTTGGCGTTTACATTGGTACACGAGACGAAACGGCAGCTCGTCAATTGTGGAATTCTTTGCCCCCAGTCTACCGTCAATGTGCAGTTGCTTACACCGATTTTTGGGCAGCCTACGCAGCAGTTTTACCGAATAAGCGGCATCGTGCAGTCGGCAAAGAGACGGGCAAGACCAGTTATGTTGAGCGCTTCAACAACACGCTCAGGCAACGGGTGTCTCGATTGGTGCGAAAAACCTTGTCCTTTTCTAGGTCATTGGAGAATCATATTGGGGCTATTTGGTATTTTGTGCATTACTACAATGCATCATTACTTGTTTAGCACTACCAAATCAACTAAAATTCACCTAACACAATATAAAGAAACGAAATTTTAAAATTATGAAGCGACCCCTACGAACCCTCGGAATTCCACCAAATGCTTGGGCGGTAGATCAAGCGATCGCCGATATTACTCGTCCTTCATTAGCACCTAAAATTATCACATTAAAAACCGAAACCAAAACCTTACACATCGACTTAGCCAAAACCGCAATTTTAGTTATTGATATGCAAAATGACTTTTGTCATCCCGATGGTTGGCTAGCACACATTGGTGTCGATGTTACTCCTGCCCGCAAGCCCATCAATCCGATCAACAACCTCCTTCCAGAATTGCGCCACAACGGCGTACCAGTACTTTGGATAAATTGGGGAAACCGTCCTGATTTACTCAATATCAGTGCGAGTGTGCGCCACGTCTACAATCCTACAGGTGATGGTATTGGGCTAGGCGATCCTTTACCGAGTAATAGCGCTAGAGTATTAATGGCAGGAAGTTGGGCAGCAGATGTTGTAGACGAACTCAAACAATTACCACAAGACATCCGTGTTGATAAGTATCGCATGAGTGGGTTTTGGGATACACCGCTTGATAGCATCCTGCGTAACTTGGGTAGAACCACACTGTTATTTGCAGGAGTCAATGCCGATCAATGTGTTTTAGTAACCTTGCAAGATGCAAATTTTTTAGGATATGACTGTGTATTAGTAAAAGACTGTACTGCGACAACTTCTCCCGAATACTGCTGGCAAGCAACAATTTATAACGTAAAGCAGTGTTTTGGCTTTGTTACCGATTCTGAAGCTATCCTCAATGCGCTAGTAACTAGCAATTAGCATATGGACACATCTCGCTGCATGATCCCCATAGCCAAGTCACCTCAAGACTATCAAGCTTTTAAGATTAGTCCTAGGGATACAAATAAATTGGCAATTGTCTTTGATACTGCTACTGCAAATATCTCGCTAACAATTTGTGTAGAAATTTTCGATGTCGGTGGCAAAACACCACCAAATCGCCATCAAATGGCAGTCGAAATGTTTTTCATTCTGTGTGGTGAAGGACGCGCTACTTGTGATGGCAAAACGGTAGCAATTCAATCGGGAGACAGCGTGTTAGTTCCTCCCACAGGAACACACATGATTGAAAATACGGGTTCGACTCGGTTGTATGCGTTGTGTATCATGGTGCCAAATGAAGACTTTGCGGAGTTAATTCGCAGTGGCACACCAGTAGAATTAGATGAGGAGGATTTAGCTGTTTTGCGTCGCTTACCAGTATCAGTATTATGTTAACGGTGCGTCCCAAAGAAAGCGCATCAATGCTGACTCGCGATGGAGTGCGGTTAGATGCAGATATTTACCGCCCAGACGCTGAGGGAGAATTTCCGGTATTATTAATGCGACAGCCGTATGGTAGAGCGATCGCATCTACTGTAGTCTACGCGCATCCTAGTTGGTATGCTGCGCATGGCTACATTGTCGTCATTCAAGACGTACGCGGACGGGGTACATCACAAGGTGAATTTAAGTTATTTGTCAACGAAATCAACGACGGTGAAGACGCCGTAAACTGGGTAGTCAATTTACCTGGTAGCAATGGCAAGGTGGGAATGTATGGCTTTTCCTACCAAGGAATGACACAGCTATATGCCGCAGCAGCAAAACCTCCAGCTTTAAAAACAATTTGTCCCGCGATGATTGCCTATGACTTGTATACCGACTGGGTTTATGAGGGTGGCGCGTTTTGTTTGCAGACAAATCTGGGTTGGGCAATTTAATTAGCGGCAGAAACTGCAAGGTTACAAGGCGATGCTGCTGCTCATCATACACTTTATGCAGCAGCTCAGAATATACCAATATACGATCCCGTTCCTAGTCTGAATGAATGTTTGCGGAAACTCGCACCGAATGCCTTTTATCATGAATGGCTCGAACATTCGCAACCTGATAGCTATTGGGAAGACATTTCACCCAAGAAATACTTGCAATACGTCGATTTACCGATGCTTCACATCGGCGGCTGGTTTGATACTTATATGCGCGGTACACTTCACCTGTACAAAGATTTTGCCGCCCGCAGTGCATATCGTCAACAGTTACTTGTAGGACCTTGGGCACATTTACCTTGGAGTCGCAAAGTAGGCGATGTTGATTTTGGCATTGAGGCTTTAAATCCTGTTGATCGTTTGCAAGTTAGATGGTTTGATCAGTTTCTCAAAGGTATTGATCGAGGATTATTACAAGAACCACCAGTGTATTTATTTGAAATGGGTAGTAACCAATGGTGCAAGTTTGACGGCTGGCATCAGCAGATACATAAGTCCTATTATTTGTCAAGCAGTGGGCTAGCAAGTGTCCGCGAAGATGAAGGCAAGCTAACCACAACTTATCCAGAATTGTGTCCATCAGATGTCTTAGTTCATGACCCCTGGCGACCCGTTCCTGCGTTAGGAGGTCATACCGCATTACCCGCAGGATCGTTTGAGCGATCGCATATTGACCGTCGTTCTGATGTTTTAACTTATACAACAGCACCACTAGAAACCGAGCTACATTTTGCGGGAGATGTTGCGGTGGAAGTTTGGTGTAGTGCCGATACTCCCCATCATGACTTGTGTGCAGTGCTTTCTGAAGTTTATACTGATGGTAAAGTTTATAACTTAACGCAAGGTTATTTGCATGTAAATGGCATGCGATCGCCTTTACGGGTTGACTTGCAACCGACGTGTGTCAGAATCACCAAAGGGAACGCCCTTCGCTTAAGTTTGAGTGCAGCGTGTTTTCCAGCATATCCGATTAATCCTGGTACAGGTTCACCAATGGGTAGTACGCGCCTGATGGATTCGCAGATTGTCACTTTGACAGTTCATTGTGGAGGCGATCGCCCTTCGCAAGTCTTGTTACCCGTTGTTGCACCATCTCAACGAGTTTTGAATTTTGAGTTTTGAGTTTTGAGTTGAAGATGTTTTTATCTTACAACTGAGGTTGCAAATAAGTAATAGATATTTCCGCCCCTTTCCCACACTAACTTTAGAGAGAACAAATTTTTTCCTTATCCCCAACCTCCGACTACATTCATAGGTAATAATTACAAATTACCAATTGCGAATTATCATGAACCTTATTTTACATATCACGCAACGCACCCAATGGGAAACTGCACAAAGATCCCAAGTTTATCGTGGTGATACGCTAGAATCTGAAGGCTTTATTCACTGTTCAACTCCACAACAAGTTATCAACGTAGCAAATACTCGCTTTTGGAATCAACAGGGATTAGTATTACTTTGTATTGATTCAGATAAAGTTCAAGCAGAAATTCGCTACGAAGGAATACAACAAGATGAGTTATTTCCTCATATCTATGGTTCTTTAAACCTTGATGCTGTATTTCAAGTACTTAATTTTCAGCCTAATCAAGATGGGACTTTTGCCTTTCCCCAAGAAATTATCAGTTTTATGTCTTAATAACCCTCTCTTTATCTCTTTCCTTTGTGTCCTACTCTGCGGGAAGGCTACGCCTATGTAGTTTATTGTAAAAGAGATATTACATACAACGCAAATAGGGTTGCTATATGCAATTAGTAATCTTTGATGTTGATGGCACGCTTACCGATACCAATAAAGTTGATGCTGATTGCTTTGTGCGTGCCTTTTATGAAGAATTTAGTATATTTTATATAAATCAAAACTGGCAGGAATATACGCATAGTACAGACGCTGGAATCACTCAACAAATCTTTCAAAAGAATCTAGGACGTCTTCCAGCTAAAGAAGAACTATTTAGACTAAAAAAACGTTTTATCTATTTACTTCATCAAGCAGCACAAAATCAAAATTTATTCAATGCAATATTAGGTGCAACAAGTGTAATCAGCAAGTTACAGCAACTTGACTATTGTATTGCTATTGCAACTGGAGGTTGGCAGGATTCAGCAATATTTAAGCTACAAAAAGCTGGTATAAATGCTATCAATGTTCCGATAGCTTCAGCTGATGATAGCCTCTCAAGAGAAGACATCATAGAAACAGTCATTTTAAGAGCAAAAAAGTGGTATAAGACAGATATTTTTCAAAAAGCTGTGTTTATTGGTGATGGACTTTGGGATGTAAAAGCAGCAGCTAATCTAAAGATCCCCTTTATTGGTGTTGGTAATGCTTTAGTAAATCATGGTGTTCAACATACCATTAATGACTTTAGTAACTATAAAAAACTTCAGCAACTATTGATAGAAGCAAAACCTTCTAAGTAATCTTTTTAAATAGCTGGCAATATTTATCAACAAAGTATTTATATAAATCAAGCTCAAACTGTAAGTTGAACGAAGTAACTAGGTACTTCTAATGTTGACTTCTCCACAGATTTAGTAACAGCTAGCAATAGCAATGTCTATATTTCCGGCTACACAGATGGTTTTTTGGGAAGACTTCATCAGAGAACAATTGATACCTGGGTAGTTAAGTATTCTCAATTAAACTAAGAGCAATTAAATTGAGGGATAGTGTGAAATTATTTGATCGCTATCCCCTCTTACTACCGTTACAAGTAACTCTATTTGTTAAAACATTATAAATAAATATTACAAAGAATCAATAGCTTGCATAAAAGGTGAATGAAATTCTGAAATAACTTTGATGAGAACAAAACTATAGCTTCTGGATTTGGAAAGCAGAAGATAAAGCTCAAGTGCAATAAACGTGAAAAACGCTTTCACACTCAACGATTTAAAGGGTAAATAATGGCACCATATACGGTACATCAGGGAACGATACTTTAACAGGAACAGCACTTGCTGATTCGTTATTCGGGTTGGGTGGCAACGATATTTTACGTGGGTTAGCAGGCAGAGATCGCCTTGAGGGTGGAAGTGGTAATGATACGCTCGATGGTGGAGTTGGCATTGATACGCTAGTTGGAGGAACTGGCAACGATCGCTACATTGTTGACAACACAGGTGACATAGTTACGGAGGCTGCAAATGCAGGAATAGATACTGTTGTGTCTTCTGTCAGCTATACACTAGTGGTTTGTCAAGCTTTAATTGAGGGGTAGAGTCGATGCAGTTTGACCCGTGCATCGGCGGTGTTGAAGCGCCAATTAATCCAAGTCTGCTCATGATTGCGTTGCTCTTGCCAGGCAGCTACCTCAGTTTGCAACACGGCAAACTCTGGAATACGTCGATTCAAGCATTGACGTGCCAAAATGCTCAATTCTATCTCTGCCATATTCAGCCAACTGCCATGCTTAGGAGTGTGACAAAACTCTAGGCGATTGAGAATACGCCGTGCCTCAGCAGGCTCAAACGCTTTGTACAAGGAGGAGGGAGAATGGGTATTAAGATTATCTTGCACCACTGTAATCAACAAGGCATCAGGATAATGGATATCTACTAAATCCCTGAGCAGATAAGCATAATCCACTGCTGTTCGACGTTTAGTAACTTTTAAATGTCGCCATCCTACTATCGGTTCACAAAGTATGAATAGATTCGCTGTACCGTTGCGTTCATACTTGTAATCCTGCCGCATGGGTTGTCTTTGTTTTACGGCAACTGGTTCAACAGTTTCTTTAACAAGTTGTTTGCTGGCTTCATCGAGACAGACAACGGGAAAGTCAGGATGATAACATTGTTGATACACTTGTAGCACTGACTCCATCTGGCAAACAAACTCAGCATTTTGTTCAGGAGGAATCACCCAGCACTCCTGTCTCCAAGGCTGAAGTTCGTTTTTTTAAGTGCTTGCCTCACCGTTTCATGACTTACTGACTCGACATAACCCAATTGCACCATTTGGTCCGCTAGTAGCCGCATTGTCCATCGGGCGCGACCGTTTGGAGCATCACTGCACACTAACGCAACTAAATGTGCTTCTTGTTCGCCATTTAAGCAGCGTTGCTTGCGGCCTCCACCTGGTTGCCGCACCAAGGAAGCTTTTAGACCGAACTCAACAAAGCGACGGCGCACCCGCTCTACCGTTGTCACTCCTACATCCAATGCTGCTGCTATGTCCTTGTCATGCCAACTACCCCCTCGCTGATTGCTATCTGCTTTGAGTAGGATACGAGCGCGGGTGATCTGGTCAGCAGCATGTCGTCCTGTGGTGCTGAACTGCTCAAGTTCAGCACGTTCTTCAACACTCAGGTCAACGATGTATTTCTTTACCATTGCAACTGCGGGAAATGCGTCATTCTTCATTTTACCCGCTTACCCATTAGTTATTCCCTGACAAAACACTAGGTAATAACCTGGAAAACCTGACTCTCACAGGTAAAAGCAATATTAATGGCACAGGCAACGCGCTGAATAACTACATTGCTGGCAATGTTGGTAGCGATATCCTCTATGGTGGGGACGGTAACGATACCTTAGTTGCTGGTATTGGTAATTCTTATGACAATCCCGATCCCTTCTTTGATATTTACGCTAGTTATTCAGGCAACAATTACCTTGACGGTGGAAATGGCAACGATACTTTGAAAGGAGGAGTTGGTAATGATACCCTATTTGGCAGGAACGGCAACGACAACTTAGTTGCTGGTATTTTTGAAGACACAGGACCGGGCTATGTTTCCGATAATTCGGGCAACAATTACTTAATGGTAGGGCTGGCAACGATACGCTAAAAGGAGGAGTTCGTAATGACACCCTGTTTGGCGGTGCTGGTTCTGACTTGCTTGTTTCTGTTGTTGGTAAAACTAGAACTAACGCAGAATTTTTCGAAAAATCTGGCAATGATTACCTCAATGGTGGGGCTGGCAACGATACCTTGCAAGGAGGAGTTGGTAGCGATACTCTCATTGGCGGTGACGGATTTGACTCTCTTGTTGCTGGTGTCGGGAAGCGATCAGGCTATTCCGACAACGGTGAAGGGGTGGAATGGGTGGAAACTTTCTTTTCTGGTAACAATTACCTCAATGGTGGGGCTGGCAACGATACGTTAGTTGGAGCACTGAATAACGATACCCTGATTGGTGGAAGTGGTGATGACCGTTTAACAGGCAAAGGTGGTAACGACGTGCTTACTGGTGGCACAGGTGCTGATACTTTTATATTTTTGTCTCCGTCAGAAGGACGGGATACGATTAAAGACTTCTCTGTTGGGCAAGGGGATAAAATAGAAGTCTCGGCTGCTGGCTTTGGTGTTTCCGTAGGTGATACTAGCAAGTTCTCTTTCAGCAACAATACGTTGTTCTTTAATACAACAGCTTTAGCAAGCCTCCAGCCAAATTCAGGGTTTAGCCCTAGTGCTGATGTCAGGATTGTCTAGATATCACGTTTCAAGTTGGGGCAATCCGATTGGGGTTGCCATAAACTGTTTTAGAGAGCAATAATCTACAGTTTCTCTATCGAGATAAATTATATTGATTGTGGAATTCTGCTAAAATCCCTGCAATCAAGAAAAGAATTGTCAATGGCTAATTGTTCATAAGATCTGCTTTGAAAATAGAAGACTTGTTTGTTGCTATTAACCATTAGCTATTAGCGAGTTATTAAATTCATGAATCATTTATTGGTGTTAACACTTTAGTAGTCAAGATGTTGAACATATCATTAGACTTCTTACAGAAGAAGATTAAAAGGTAATTTAATTGCTTACTTCATCTGCACAAAAGTACCTTCTCAAGAGATTAATTGATGACTTTAGTAACTATAAAAAAAATCAACAACTATTAACAAAGTAAAACCTATTAAGTAATTCTTTGTAAATAGCTGGCAATATTTATCAGTGCAGTGTTTATGTAAATCAATCTATAAAGCGAGTTGATGTTGACTCGGATTCAATAAATTCTTTTTTTAGCTATTCAATAATAATCACTCACTTTGTATCTGCAAATACAACATAATAGTCTCCACAAGGTTAAAAACTTTTCAAGTACTTGCGTTGGTGGCACCTTTAAAGTGTAAACTTGCTGCAAACGCCTAACTTATACATGAAGCAGATGCCTAGATTGCGTTTGTGGGGACGGGTGCTATGTTTCAACTTATCGATGTTTTTTTTGCCTTTATTATAATCGCCCTATTAGTCTTAGTCGGTAGATTTGTTCGACAGCGAATCAAATTCCTGCGAGATCTCTATCTACCAAGTTCGATTATTTCAGGAGTTATTGCCTTACTTTTAGGTCCACAGGCTTTGGGTGCGATCGCAGCAGCAATTGCAGGAACAGAGGCTCCACTCGCCCAAGGTTTATTTCCAGAAACTATCCGTAACGTTTGGTCACAATCTCCCAGTGTTTTTATTAATGTAGTTTTCGCAACACTTTTTATTGGAGAATCGATTCCAAGTCCGCGAGATATTTGGCGTAAAGCCTCACCGCAAGTTGCCTTTGGACAAACGCTTGCTTGGGGACAATACGTAGTAGGACTTTTGCTTGCTATTTTGATACTAACTCCTGTCTTCGGCATGAGTCCGATCGCCGCATCATTAATTGAAGTTGGCTTTGAAGGTGGACACGGAACCGCAGCAGGCATGGCAGAAACTTTCAATAATTTAGGATTTACGGTTGGTCCTGATTTAGCATTGGGTTTAGCTACCGTGGGAATTGTTTCCGGTATTGTCGCTGGTACAATGCTTGCAGATTGGGCGAGAAAAACAGGACGGATTCAAGTTGTCCGTAGTGAAGATCCCGAAGCTGGAAGTTTTGATTCCCACGATCGCACAAGTGAAGATCAGATAATTCGCGTTGCCCGCGCCAGATTGATGCGGGATTTACTGATCGACCCTTTATCTTTAAACTTAAGTTTTGTAGGATTGGCGATCGCAATTGGTTGGTTGATTTTACAAGCACTGATTTACCTTGAATCAATCACTTGGGGACGTGCAGGAGTTGAATTATTTGCTTACGTACCTTTATTTCCGATTGCACTTATTGGTGGATTAATTGTGCAATTAATATTAGAACGCACAGGGCGCAGTTACCTCATCAGTCGTCCGTTAATCGAGCGGATTGGTGGAGTCGCACTAGATGTCACAATTGTAACCGCACTTGCTTCAATTTCCCTAGCCGTTTTGGGTAGCAATATAGGTCCTTTCCTGATTCTAGCTGTTGCTGGTATTGCGTGGAACATCCTAGCCTTTGTTTACCTTGGACCGCGTATTCTACCTACATTTTGGTTTGAACGTGGTATTGGAGATTTGGGACAATCAATGGGCGTCACTGCAACGGGCTTAGTTTTACTACGCATGGTTGATCCCGACAATCGTTCCGGTGCTTTTGAAAGTTTTGCTTACAAGCAGCTATTATTTGAACCAATCGTTGGTGGAGGCTTGTTTACTGCGGCTGCACCACTATTAATTGCACAGTTTGGTCCCGTTCCAGTGCTACTGCTAACAACTGGTATCTTAGCGTTTTGGCTTGTTTTTGGTATGTATAACTTCAAAAAGATTACGAAAAGTAGTCAAGTTGTTTAAAAGTTTTGAGTTTTGAGTTTTAAGTTTTGGATTATGAGTTAACCCTATCACTACTCAAAACCCAACATTCATAACTTTGCAGATCATACTCGTACTAAATAAGGAGAATTAATGGGCTGAGCTTGATCTGCATCAACTAAAGCTTGATAGACAAATGCCGCAACCTCAGCGCGAGTGGCATTACGATTTGGATTGAGTTGTCTTGCTGTCGGATAGTTAACAACCATCCGCCTTTGAGTAGCTGCTGCAACTTTGTTAGTCGCATAATTAGGAATTTGTGCCGCATCTTGGTAAAAAGACAGTACATTAGTATTATTACTGCTGAGATTTAAGCCACTTGCTAGCGCCACAACAACTTGAACTCTAGGAATTTGTTGACT
This genomic interval carries:
- a CDS encoding IS630 family transposase (programmed frameshift), which encodes MVKKYIVDLSVEERAELEQFSTTGRHAADQITRARILLKADSNQRGGSWHDKDIAAALDVGVTTVERVRRRFVEFGLKASLVRQPGGGRKQRCLNGEQEAHLVALVCSDAPNGRARWTMRLLADQMVQLGYVESVSHETVRQALKKTKLQPWRQECWVIPPEQNAEFVCQMESVLQVYQQCYHPDFPVVCLDEASKQLVKETVEPVAVKQRQPMRQDYKYERNGTANLFILCEPIVGWRHLKVTKRRTAVDYAYLLRDLVDIHYPDALLITVVQDNLNTHSPSSLYKAFEPAEARRILNRLEFCHTPKHGSWLNMAEIELSILARQCLNRRIPEFAVLQTEVAAWQEQRNHEQTWINWRFNTADARVKLHRLYPSIKA
- a CDS encoding cupin domain-containing protein, whose protein sequence is MDTSRCMIPIAKSPQDYQAFKISPRDTNKLAIVFDTATANISLTICVEIFDVGGKTPPNRHQMAVEMFFILCGEGRATCDGKTVAIQSGDSVLVPPTGTHMIENTGSTRLYALCIMVPNEDFAELIRSGTPVELDEEDLAVLRRLPVSVLC
- a CDS encoding HAD family hydrolase; translation: MQLVIFDVDGTLTDTNKVDADCFVRAFYEEFSIFYINQNWQEYTHSTDAGITQQIFQKNLGRLPAKEELFRLKKRFIYLLHQAAQNQNLFNAILGATSVISKLQQLDYCIAIATGGWQDSAIFKLQKAGINAINVPIASADDSLSREDIIETVILRAKKWYKTDIFQKAVFIGDGLWDVKAAANLKIPFIGVGNALVNHGVQHTINDFSNYKKLQQLLIEAKPSK
- a CDS encoding DUF952 domain-containing protein, encoding MNLILHITQRTQWETAQRSQVYRGDTLESEGFIHCSTPQQVINVANTRFWNQQGLVLLCIDSDKVQAEIRYEGIQQDELFPHIYGSLNLDAVFQVLNFQPNQDGTFAFPQEIISFMS
- a CDS encoding cysteine hydrolase family protein; amino-acid sequence: MKRPLRTLGIPPNAWAVDQAIADITRPSLAPKIITLKTETKTLHIDLAKTAILVIDMQNDFCHPDGWLAHIGVDVTPARKPINPINNLLPELRHNGVPVLWINWGNRPDLLNISASVRHVYNPTGDGIGLGDPLPSNSARVLMAGSWAADVVDELKQLPQDIRVDKYRMSGFWDTPLDSILRNLGRTTLLFAGVNADQCVLVTLQDANFLGYDCVLVKDCTATTSPEYCWQATIYNVKQCFGFVTDSEAILNALVTSN
- a CDS encoding calcium-binding protein — protein: MLVSVVGKTRTNAEFFEKSGNDYLNGGAGNDTLQGGVGSDTLIGGDGFDSLVAGVGKRSGYSDNGEGVEWVETFFSGNNYLNGGAGNDTLVGALNNDTLIGGSGDDRLTGKGGNDVLTGGTGADTFIFLSPSEGRDTIKDFSVGQGDKIEVSAAGFGVSVGDTSKFSFSNNTLFFNTTALASLQPNSGFSPSADVRIV
- a CDS encoding calcium-binding protein; translated protein: MGGNDILRGLAGRDRLEGGSGNDTLDGGVGIDTLVGGTGNDRYIVDNTGDIVTEAANAGIDTVVSSVSYTLVVCQALIEG
- a CDS encoding IS1 family transposase (programmed frameshift) — its product is MPACPICASSQTVKNGRIHNGKQRFKCHECGRQFVEHPQKKVIDQNTREWIDRLLLERIFLAGIARVAQVSEQWLQSYVNQKYAQVPRQVQVTPKKGVLTIQCDELWSFVDHKGNKQWVWLALDADTREIVGVYIGTRDETAARQLWNSLPPVYRQCAVAYTDFWAAYAAVLPNKRHRAVGKETGKTSYVERFNNTLRQRVSRLVRKTLSFSRSLENHIGAIWYFVHYYNASLLV
- a CDS encoding sodium/glutamate symporter; this translates as MFQLIDVFFAFIIIALLVLVGRFVRQRIKFLRDLYLPSSIISGVIALLLGPQALGAIAAAIAGTEAPLAQGLFPETIRNVWSQSPSVFINVVFATLFIGESIPSPRDIWRKASPQVAFGQTLAWGQYVVGLLLAILILTPVFGMSPIAASLIEVGFEGGHGTAAGMAETFNNLGFTVGPDLALGLATVGIVSGIVAGTMLADWARKTGRIQVVRSEDPEAGSFDSHDRTSEDQIIRVARARLMRDLLIDPLSLNLSFVGLAIAIGWLILQALIYLESITWGRAGVELFAYVPLFPIALIGGLIVQLILERTGRSYLISRPLIERIGGVALDVTIVTALASISLAVLGSNIGPFLILAVAGIAWNILAFVYLGPRILPTFWFERGIGDLGQSMGVTATGLVLLRMVDPDNRSGAFESFAYKQLLFEPIVGGGLFTAAAPLLIAQFGPVPVLLLTTGILAFWLVFGMYNFKKITKSSQVV